In Deinococcus psychrotolerans, a genomic segment contains:
- a CDS encoding type 4a pilus biogenesis protein PilO: protein MNAAMPKLKPRDLFFIVVGLCLIALVMWYFLRFQARQQEIQAVQTSLDDADTRLATLQGQQAQLPQLRTDVRALEQEQEVFVRALPSTVKMGQVIRDVQDSASAAGGKIDGITVASSAEANLPAGVQAVNLNVNVQGRFAPTFRTLRSVETMGRFSKITSVNMTLPAPNDTDPNLNSVINMTVYTFDPGTTQATPAGEPGAAPTTPNAPSAPAGGNS from the coding sequence ATGAACGCGGCCATGCCCAAACTCAAACCCCGCGACCTGTTTTTTATCGTGGTTGGCCTGTGCCTGATCGCTTTGGTGATGTGGTACTTCCTGCGCTTTCAAGCCCGGCAACAAGAAATTCAGGCGGTGCAAACCAGCCTAGATGACGCCGACACCCGGCTCGCCACCTTACAAGGCCAGCAGGCCCAACTCCCTCAACTCCGCACCGATGTCAGGGCGCTGGAGCAAGAACAAGAAGTATTCGTCCGCGCCCTGCCCAGCACCGTCAAAATGGGACAAGTCATCCGCGACGTGCAGGACAGTGCCAGCGCAGCAGGAGGAAAGATCGACGGCATCACGGTGGCCAGCAGCGCCGAAGCCAATCTGCCTGCTGGCGTGCAAGCGGTCAACCTCAATGTCAACGTGCAGGGCCGCTTCGCACCGACGTTCCGCACCCTGCGCTCGGTGGAGACGATGGGCCGCTTTTCCAAGATCACCAGCGTCAATATGACGTTGCCCGCGCCCAATGACACGGATCCCAACCTCAACAGCGTCATCAACATGACCGTCTACACTTTTGATCCGGGCACCACGCAGGCCACGCCCGCAGGCGAACCCGGCGCGGCCCCAACGACGCCGAACGCGCCCAGCGCTCCTGCGGGAGGCAATTCGTGA
- the pilM gene encoding type IV pilus assembly protein PilM — MSSFLQRLINSKPVAIGVEIGTSSIKVVVLKPGSPPVLQHAVMVPTPIGSMRDGLVIEPQAVASELKRLLAQYRITTKYAVTAVPNQQAVTRNIMVPKMDPKELKEAIKWEAERYIPYPIDDVSLDFDVLDDIPGANDDGQMEVVIAAAPTEAIARQVEVLRLAGLEPTVIDLKSFATLRALRGNLLGEHLTKSTLTGTNYTEGNEVALVMEIGASSSVISLVRGDRMLMARNINVAADDFTTALQKAFDLDFSSAEEIKIGYATATTPTEDEEDLLNFDMAREQYSPARVFEVVRPVLGELITEVRRSMEFYRVQSGDIVIDRTFLAGGGAKLRGLAPAISDALGFRVEVASPWLTVQTDQASVDTGYLQTNAPEFTVPLGLALRGVNSRG; from the coding sequence ATGTCGAGTTTTCTACAACGGCTCATCAATTCAAAACCAGTGGCCATCGGGGTCGAGATCGGCACCAGCTCCATCAAAGTGGTGGTGCTCAAGCCCGGTTCGCCGCCCGTACTCCAGCACGCCGTCATGGTTCCGACTCCGATTGGCAGCATGCGTGACGGCCTCGTGATCGAGCCGCAGGCAGTGGCCAGCGAACTCAAGCGCTTACTGGCCCAGTACCGCATCACCACCAAATACGCCGTCACGGCCGTGCCCAATCAGCAGGCCGTGACGCGCAACATCATGGTGCCGAAAATGGATCCGAAGGAGCTCAAGGAAGCCATCAAATGGGAAGCCGAGCGCTATATCCCTTACCCGATCGACGACGTGAGCCTCGACTTTGATGTGCTCGACGACATTCCCGGCGCGAACGACGACGGACAGATGGAAGTGGTGATCGCCGCCGCGCCCACCGAGGCGATTGCCCGCCAAGTCGAAGTGCTGCGCCTGGCAGGCTTAGAGCCTACCGTCATCGACCTCAAGTCATTTGCCACCTTGCGTGCGCTGCGCGGTAATTTGCTGGGCGAACACCTGACCAAAAGCACCCTGACCGGCACCAATTACACGGAGGGCAACGAGGTGGCCCTCGTGATGGAAATCGGCGCGAGCAGCAGCGTGATCAGCTTGGTGCGCGGCGACCGGATGCTGATGGCCCGCAACATCAACGTGGCCGCCGACGATTTCACCACCGCCCTCCAGAAAGCCTTCGACCTCGATTTTTCCTCCGCCGAGGAAATCAAGATCGGGTACGCCACCGCCACCACTCCCACCGAGGATGAAGAAGACTTGCTCAACTTCGACATGGCCCGTGAACAGTACAGCCCCGCCCGCGTCTTTGAAGTGGTGCGGCCCGTGCTGGGCGAACTGATTACCGAGGTGCGGCGCTCGATGGAGTTTTACCGGGTGCAGTCCGGCGACATCGTCATCGACCGCACCTTCCTCGCGGGCGGCGGAGCCAAATTGCGCGGGCTGGCCCCGGCCATCAGCGACGCGCTGGGCTTCAGGGTCGAGGTGGCCAGCCCCTGGCTGACGGTGCAGACCGATCAGGCCAGCGTGGACACCGGCTACCTCCAGACCAACGCGCCGGAATTTACCGTGCCGCTGGGCTTGGCGCTCAGGGGGGTGAATTCACGTGGTTGA
- a CDS encoding fimbrial assembly protein, with translation MVEINLLPPQYRRRTEPNVWLYAGVAAVAVTLLAVAIPEIVVGTQVGNLQKRLDDENGQISGIEEKDAPEFRRLTADKARLTAISQTATSLSSGKTYWSTDLAQFVAQLPQNGGVALSSLNMHQAAVNTLYNGKPASKEYDLSGTALSTSTLVSFLDAYDQDNYGVNFKNTQRNTTTNNFDFTASIGQLTGTPVSAAATTTAATPANGTPANATPTTPAPAAPAAPTSGATQ, from the coding sequence GTGGTTGAGATCAACCTCCTGCCGCCGCAGTACCGCAGGCGCACCGAGCCGAACGTTTGGCTGTATGCGGGCGTCGCGGCGGTGGCCGTCACTTTGCTGGCGGTGGCCATTCCCGAAATCGTGGTGGGCACTCAGGTCGGCAATCTACAAAAACGGCTCGACGATGAAAACGGCCAGATCAGCGGCATAGAAGAAAAGGACGCTCCTGAGTTTCGCCGCCTGACCGCCGACAAAGCCCGCCTGACCGCCATCAGCCAAACCGCCACGAGCCTCAGCAGCGGCAAAACCTACTGGTCAACCGACCTCGCTCAGTTCGTGGCACAGTTGCCGCAAAACGGCGGAGTGGCGCTGAGCAGTCTCAACATGCACCAAGCCGCTGTCAACACGCTCTACAACGGCAAACCCGCCAGCAAAGAATACGATTTGAGCGGCACGGCGCTGAGTACCAGCACATTGGTCAGCTTTTTGGACGCTTACGACCAAGACAATTACGGCGTGAACTTCAAAAACACCCAGCGCAATACCACAACCAACAATTTTGACTTTACCGCCAGCATCGGCCAATTGACAGGCACGCCGGTCAGCGCGGCGGCCACGACCACGGCCGCCACACCTGCCAACGGCACCCCGGCAAACGCGACGCCCACGACCCCCGCCCCTGCGGCCCCCGCCGCACCGACTAGTGGAGCCACCCAATGA
- a CDS encoding sugar ABC transporter ATP-binding protein produces MTDLQNAQPNTQPLLTLSHASKSFGPVKALSDVSIDLFPGEAHALLGENGAGKSTFVKILAGVHKRDSGTLHVGGQEVNFHSPGEARDAGIAIIYQEPTLFPDLSVAENVLMGRQPSGGLGRIDKAAMRQQVAGLLSELGVSLDPARLVRGLSIADQQLVEIAKALSLKANVLIMDEPTAALTLSETERLFKVVRSLRERGAAVLFITHRLEEVFGECQRVTIMRDGTWVSSGPITDYDTDKVVRQMVGRDLGDLYPRGEAKLGEVALSVRGLAQAGVFDDISFEVRKGEIVGLAGLVGAGRSEVARAIFGIDPREGGEVRINGHVAPPLNPQAVMAAGLGLVPEDRRQQGLVMDMSIERNANLAILNRLRSGWLMNREAESRSARDWTTKLQLKAHRLTDPASSLSGGNQQKVVLAKWLATNPSVLIVDEPTRGIDVGAKAEVHKTLAELAASGLAVLMISSDLPEVLGMADRILVMREGQLVGELSREEGSEEAVMYLATGQRKQGQRKQLGGAA; encoded by the coding sequence TTGACTGATCTTCAAAATGCCCAGCCCAACACGCAGCCGCTTCTAACACTCAGTCATGCCAGCAAATCCTTCGGCCCGGTCAAGGCCCTTTCGGATGTCAGTATCGACCTCTTTCCCGGTGAGGCCCACGCTCTGCTCGGTGAAAACGGCGCGGGCAAGTCCACCTTCGTCAAGATTCTGGCGGGTGTCCACAAGCGCGACAGCGGCACGCTTCATGTCGGCGGGCAGGAGGTCAACTTTCACTCGCCCGGCGAGGCGCGGGACGCGGGCATTGCCATCATCTATCAGGAACCGACCCTCTTTCCCGACCTCAGCGTGGCTGAAAATGTGTTGATGGGGCGGCAGCCCTCCGGTGGACTGGGCCGCATCGACAAGGCCGCCATGCGCCAGCAGGTCGCGGGGTTGCTGAGCGAACTCGGCGTCTCACTCGATCCGGCCCGGCTGGTGCGCGGCCTGAGTATCGCCGATCAGCAACTCGTCGAGATTGCCAAGGCCCTGTCACTCAAGGCCAATGTCCTGATCATGGACGAGCCGACGGCGGCGCTGACCCTGTCGGAAACCGAGCGGCTGTTCAAAGTGGTGCGCTCTCTGCGGGAACGCGGCGCAGCGGTGCTGTTTATTACGCACCGTTTGGAGGAAGTCTTCGGCGAGTGCCAGCGCGTGACCATCATGCGCGACGGCACCTGGGTCAGCAGCGGCCCGATCACCGACTACGACACCGACAAAGTGGTGCGGCAGATGGTGGGGCGCGATCTGGGCGACCTGTATCCACGCGGTGAGGCCAAGCTGGGCGAGGTCGCGCTGTCGGTGCGCGGACTGGCTCAAGCGGGCGTCTTTGACGACATCAGCTTTGAAGTGCGGAAAGGCGAGATCGTCGGGCTGGCGGGTCTGGTGGGGGCTGGGCGCAGCGAGGTGGCACGGGCCATCTTTGGCATTGATCCACGTGAGGGCGGCGAGGTCAGAATCAATGGACACGTCGCCCCGCCACTCAACCCGCAGGCGGTGATGGCCGCCGGGCTGGGCCTGGTCCCGGAAGACCGCCGCCAGCAGGGATTGGTGATGGACATGAGCATCGAGCGCAATGCCAATCTGGCCATTTTGAATCGGCTGCGGAGTGGCTGGCTGATGAACCGCGAAGCCGAGAGCCGCAGCGCCCGCGACTGGACCACCAAGCTGCAACTCAAGGCCCACCGCCTGACCGACCCGGCCAGCAGCTTATCGGGCGGCAATCAGCAGAAGGTGGTGCTGGCCAAGTGGCTGGCCACCAATCCCAGCGTCCTGATCGTGGACGAGCCGACGCGAGGAATTGACGTGGGCGCAAAAGCCGAGGTGCATAAAACGCTGGCGGAATTGGCCGCCTCGGGCCTCGCCGTCCTGATGATCTCTTCGGATTTGCCGGAGGTACTGGGCATGGCCGACCGCATTCTGGTGATGCGCGAGGGGCAACTGGTGGGCGAACTCAGCCGCGAGGAAGGCAGCGAGGAAGCGGTGATGTATCTGGCGACGGGGCAGCGTAAACAGGGGCAGCGTAAACAACTGGGCGGCGCGGCGTGA
- a CDS encoding ABC transporter permease, with translation MTGKVAQTQTSAPNLLTRLLRAREVSLVALLLFVTLGTAAINPLFLSFTSLKDLFLNVSIIALVVVGQTIVLLMKHVDLSVSSVVGLSAFLTGSLFVAFPGLPVPLALLFGLGLGAVLGSVNGLLVAYGKVPALVATLGTLYVFRGIDYAVVHGGQINASNLPPSFLGFATGNILGVPNLVLLVIVVMLGFGIYLGSYRGGREYYAVGSNSEAAVLAGISVTRRTLTGFALSGAIAGLAGVLYLARYGTVDANAGSGLELQVIAAAVVGGVSINGGVGSLLGAGLGALLLGVMSSALVTLRAPGFYQQAIQGALLLAAISVDMLVSRRSAKQNAKGRTS, from the coding sequence GTGACCGGCAAAGTTGCTCAGACCCAGACCTCCGCCCCCAACCTGCTGACCCGGCTGCTCAGGGCGCGGGAAGTCAGTCTGGTGGCGCTGCTGCTATTTGTCACGCTGGGCACGGCGGCCATCAATCCGCTGTTTCTGAGTTTCACCAGTCTCAAGGATTTGTTTCTGAACGTCTCCATCATCGCGCTGGTCGTCGTCGGTCAAACCATCGTGCTGCTGATGAAACACGTGGATCTGAGCGTCAGCAGCGTGGTGGGCCTCAGCGCCTTCCTGACCGGCTCGCTGTTCGTGGCTTTTCCGGGCCTGCCGGTGCCGCTCGCCCTGCTGTTCGGTCTGGGGCTGGGCGCGGTGCTGGGCAGCGTCAACGGCCTACTGGTCGCTTACGGCAAAGTTCCGGCGCTGGTCGCCACGCTCGGCACGCTGTATGTGTTTAGGGGCATCGATTACGCGGTGGTTCACGGCGGGCAGATCAACGCTTCCAATTTACCACCGAGCTTTCTGGGATTCGCGACGGGCAATATTCTGGGCGTTCCCAATCTGGTGCTGCTGGTCATCGTGGTGATGCTGGGCTTCGGCATTTATCTGGGGTCGTACCGGGGCGGGCGCGAATACTATGCGGTAGGTTCTAACAGTGAGGCGGCGGTGCTGGCGGGCATCAGTGTGACCCGGCGCACCCTGACCGGTTTTGCGCTGAGCGGGGCGATTGCCGGGCTGGCGGGAGTGCTGTATCTGGCCCGCTACGGCACGGTGGACGCCAACGCGGGCAGCGGCCTGGAATTGCAAGTCATCGCGGCGGCGGTGGTCGGGGGCGTCAGCATCAACGGCGGAGTCGGCAGCCTGCTCGGCGCGGGCCTCGGCGCACTGCTGCTGGGCGTGATGAGCAGCGCTCTGGTGACGCTACGGGCACCCGGTTTTTATCAGCAGGCCATTCAGGGTGCGCTGTTGCTGGCGGCCATCAGCGTGGACATGCTGGTGTCGCGCCGAAGCGCCAAACAGAATGCAAAGGGCAGAACATCATGA
- a CDS encoding ABC transporter permease: protein MKWRNLLGWEVTLIVLVFAALFSGALLSPAFLTASNLTFLTANFSEVALIALSMTLIIIVAEIDLSVASTLGLSSAVLGALFAAGWPIPLAIVAALAVGALAGLFNGLLITRLGLPSLAVTIGTLALYRGLAYVVLGDKAIADFPAFYTNLGFGTLPGTPIPIPIALFFVLAVITVVVLHATAFGRSLYAIGANPVAARFAGLRVERVKLSLFVLSGLMSALAGVVYTFRFASARADNAVGLELGVIAAVLLGGVSIFGGKGSVVGAVAAVFLIGIINGALTLVDVSNEVLTVVTGLLLIGSVLVPNLLGHFRTYRERRRAKGDRVIQ, encoded by the coding sequence ATGAAATGGCGCAATCTGCTGGGCTGGGAAGTCACCTTGATCGTGCTGGTCTTCGCCGCCCTCTTCAGCGGGGCGCTGCTCTCGCCCGCCTTCCTGACGGCTTCTAATCTGACCTTTCTAACCGCCAATTTCAGCGAGGTGGCCCTGATCGCGCTGAGCATGACCCTGATTATCATCGTGGCCGAGATCGATCTTTCGGTGGCCTCTACTCTGGGGCTGTCCAGCGCGGTGCTGGGCGCACTCTTCGCGGCAGGCTGGCCGATCCCGCTGGCGATTGTGGCGGCGCTGGCGGTGGGTGCACTGGCCGGGCTGTTCAACGGGCTGCTGATTACCCGGCTGGGCCTGCCCTCGCTGGCGGTCACGATTGGTACGCTGGCGCTTTACCGGGGGCTGGCTTACGTGGTGCTGGGCGACAAGGCCATCGCCGACTTTCCAGCCTTTTACACCAATCTGGGGTTTGGCACGCTGCCGGGCACGCCGATTCCGATTCCCATCGCGCTGTTTTTTGTGCTGGCGGTCATCACGGTAGTGGTGCTCCACGCCACGGCTTTCGGGCGCAGCTTGTACGCCATCGGAGCCAATCCAGTGGCGGCGCGGTTCGCGGGCTTGCGGGTCGAGCGGGTCAAGCTGAGCCTCTTTGTGCTGTCGGGGCTGATGTCGGCATTGGCAGGCGTGGTCTATACCTTCCGCTTTGCCAGTGCGCGGGCCGACAACGCCGTGGGCCTGGAACTCGGCGTGATCGCGGCGGTGCTGCTCGGCGGCGTCAGTATTTTTGGCGGCAAGGGCAGCGTGGTGGGCGCGGTGGCCGCCGTCTTTCTCATCGGCATCATCAACGGAGCGCTGACCCTCGTGGACGTGTCCAACGAGGTGCTGACTGTCGTGACCGGCCTGCTCTTGATCGGCTCGGTGCTGGTGCCCAACCTGCTCGGCCACTTCCGCACTTACCGCGAGCGCCGCCGCGCCAAAGGGGACCGCGTGATTCAGTAA
- a CDS encoding type II secretion system protein GspD, whose protein sequence is MKNRSLILLLTLALSAASAQSAQPGNAVSADTRLSKANVTFKIVRDGTGLMALLTAVAKSAGYELILDPALDSLITPGVGSGSGVTSDAATPQAAQPGVSATQLTYDFASKPFNQVWPFLMDVYGLNYDVVKLGSSEVLRVGKNPIQRIVVLPKTLDASLVGERVKLAFGTRQMSAPVAVTTGSPAPQTAGGDIVLDSPTLKIVGEPISNSLIIRGNNQEVSQVEALVKEIIASQPPELAKVVVPVSPVIQSIYNVKGAQDDAVALIKDQYPSLAVTAVGKTGQLILSGQKAQIDAALTLLTQVDRAPSVQQNPDVRQQVYGVKGSQTDIAALLTAQFPALKITPVGTTGQLVLNGTQDQLDAAAALLSQVDKAVTVSSGPDIQQKVFQLVNASAEELKKVLDNTLQTALTAATNNAPAALPNVPVTAIGANGEATTVSVPNAAANSSAAPTATAPVMQDPTAATIIADKRTNTLIVRGTAQQVEQVAVLIPSLDQVVPQVNVQVRIQEITEDAARTLGLNWKVGFGGFNVSSGPSGLAASFDPTRALVGGFNLLPTLNALENQTQTKRIYDGSVTMQSGQRSLGGGASTNASSGAAASIKSGGRLELNIPSASGNIVRQIDYGINLDFFDPQVAPDGSITLRVRGQINQPKTAITGSTLPNLLDFSNSEAQSVITFKSGQTLLLSGLLGSNESNTTSGTPYLSSLPIIGAAFGQKSTSKTQSQLMVVITGTVVK, encoded by the coding sequence ATGAAGAACCGTAGCCTGATTTTGCTCTTAACTCTCGCGCTGAGCGCCGCCAGCGCCCAAAGCGCCCAACCCGGCAACGCCGTGAGCGCCGATACCCGCTTGTCGAAAGCCAACGTGACCTTCAAAATCGTGCGCGACGGCACCGGCTTGATGGCGCTCCTGACGGCTGTGGCCAAGTCGGCAGGCTACGAACTGATTCTCGACCCGGCGCTCGACAGCCTGATTACCCCTGGCGTCGGCAGCGGCTCAGGCGTGACCAGCGACGCGGCCACGCCTCAGGCCGCTCAACCCGGCGTCTCTGCAACACAGCTCACTTACGATTTTGCCAGCAAACCCTTCAATCAGGTCTGGCCCTTTTTGATGGACGTGTACGGCCTGAACTATGACGTGGTCAAACTCGGCAGCAGCGAAGTGCTGCGCGTCGGCAAAAACCCCATTCAGCGGATCGTCGTGTTGCCCAAAACACTCGACGCCAGCTTGGTGGGAGAGCGCGTCAAGTTGGCCTTCGGAACGCGCCAAATGTCAGCGCCGGTCGCTGTCACAACGGGCAGCCCCGCTCCCCAGACGGCAGGCGGTGACATCGTTCTCGACTCGCCCACCCTCAAAATCGTCGGCGAACCGATTTCCAACAGCTTGATTATTCGCGGCAACAACCAAGAAGTCTCGCAGGTCGAAGCGCTGGTCAAAGAAATTATCGCTTCCCAGCCGCCGGAACTCGCCAAAGTGGTGGTGCCGGTCAGTCCGGTGATTCAGTCGATTTACAACGTCAAAGGTGCTCAGGACGACGCGGTGGCCCTGATCAAAGATCAGTACCCCAGCCTGGCTGTCACGGCAGTGGGCAAAACGGGCCAACTGATTCTGAGCGGCCAGAAGGCCCAGATTGACGCGGCCCTGACACTGCTGACACAAGTTGACCGCGCTCCTTCGGTGCAGCAAAACCCGGATGTGCGCCAGCAGGTGTACGGCGTGAAGGGCAGCCAAACAGACATCGCCGCGCTGCTGACCGCGCAGTTTCCGGCACTCAAGATCACCCCTGTTGGAACAACGGGTCAACTGGTTCTCAACGGCACCCAAGACCAGCTCGACGCTGCCGCCGCGCTTCTCAGTCAGGTGGACAAAGCCGTCACCGTCTCGAGCGGCCCCGATATTCAGCAAAAAGTCTTTCAGCTCGTGAACGCGAGCGCGGAAGAACTCAAGAAAGTGCTCGACAACACCCTACAAACCGCTTTGACCGCTGCCACCAACAACGCGCCCGCCGCTTTGCCCAATGTGCCAGTAACGGCAATTGGGGCCAACGGCGAAGCCACTACCGTCTCGGTGCCCAATGCGGCGGCCAATTCTTCAGCGGCTCCTACTGCCACTGCGCCGGTGATGCAAGACCCCACTGCCGCCACCATCATTGCCGATAAGCGCACCAACACCCTGATTGTGCGCGGTACAGCGCAGCAAGTAGAGCAGGTCGCCGTCCTGATTCCCAGCCTTGATCAGGTCGTGCCTCAGGTCAATGTGCAAGTCCGCATCCAAGAAATTACTGAAGACGCCGCCCGCACGCTGGGCCTGAACTGGAAAGTCGGCTTTGGCGGCTTCAATGTCAGCTCTGGCCCAAGCGGCTTGGCCGCCAGCTTTGATCCAACCCGCGCTTTGGTCGGCGGCTTTAACCTACTTCCTACGCTCAACGCCCTAGAAAACCAAACCCAGACCAAGCGCATTTATGACGGTTCGGTCACGATGCAAAGCGGACAACGCTCATTGGGCGGCGGCGCAAGCACCAATGCTTCCAGCGGCGCGGCGGCCAGCATCAAGAGCGGCGGGCGGCTGGAACTCAATATCCCCTCGGCCAGCGGCAATATCGTCAGGCAAATCGATTACGGCATCAATCTGGACTTCTTTGATCCACAGGTCGCGCCCGACGGCTCCATTACTTTGCGGGTACGCGGCCAGATCAACCAGCCCAAAACCGCCATTACCGGCTCAACACTGCCCAACTTGCTCGATTTCAGCAACAGCGAGGCCCAGAGCGTGATTACCTTCAAATCGGGCCAGACTTTACTGCTCAGCGGCCTGCTCGGCAGCAACGAATCCAACACCACCAGCGGCACCCCCTACCTCTCCAGCTTGCCGATCATTGGCGCGGCTTTCGGCCAGAAGTCCACTTCCAAAACCCAGAGTCAATTGATGGTGGTCATCACCGGCACTGTAGTGAAGTAA
- a CDS encoding SDR family oxidoreductase → MTNPQTQKSAFITGGSKGIGYSTAEALLKEGYGVTITSRDQSEIEAAAQRLNSQQLGESARGVVCDVRDLSSLEGAMKAHAEAFGGLDVLFVNAGVGKFAPIQDMSAEDWQAVIDTNLTGAFFTVKAAIPYLKESHGYVITLSSLAGKNPFAAGGAYNASKFGLNGLSEVMMLDLRPLNIKVTQIMPGSVATHFGGHTPSESDAWKIQPEDIAQIVVDLVKMPARTLPSRVEVRPAQPPRK, encoded by the coding sequence ATGACTAATCCCCAGACCCAGAAAAGCGCTTTTATCACCGGCGGCAGCAAAGGCATCGGCTACTCGACTGCCGAGGCCCTGCTCAAAGAAGGCTACGGCGTGACGATTACCAGCCGCGACCAGAGTGAGATTGAAGCGGCGGCCCAGCGACTCAATTCGCAGCAACTCGGCGAGTCTGCGCGGGGCGTGGTCTGCGACGTGCGCGACCTGAGCAGCTTGGAAGGCGCGATGAAAGCCCACGCCGAAGCGTTCGGCGGCTTGGACGTGCTGTTCGTCAACGCGGGCGTCGGCAAGTTCGCCCCCATCCAGGATATGAGCGCCGAGGACTGGCAGGCCGTGATCGACACCAACCTCACCGGAGCTTTTTTCACGGTCAAGGCGGCCATTCCCTACCTGAAGGAAAGCCACGGCTACGTGATCACGCTCTCCAGCCTGGCCGGCAAAAATCCATTTGCGGCCGGCGGAGCCTACAACGCTTCTAAATTCGGTCTCAACGGACTCTCAGAAGTGATGATGCTCGACCTACGCCCCCTAAACATTAAGGTTACCCAGATCATGCCGGGCTCGGTGGCCACCCACTTTGGCGGACACACTCCTTCAGAAAGTGACGCCTGGAAGATTCAGCCCGAAGACATCGCTCAGATCGTGGTGGATTTGGTGAAAATGCCCGCCCGCACGCTGCCCAGCCGCGTCGAAGTGCGGCCCGCACAGCCGCCCCGCAAGTAA
- the rhaS gene encoding rhamnose ABC transporter substrate-binding protein, which translates to MKKRTVLLSALTLTAGLASAALVQNTYKKGLKIAMLPKIINIPYFTTTDNGGLEAIKELGGIGKAVGPSDGGASSQVSYINTLIAQRQDAIVLAANDANALVPSLKRAMAQGIKVVTFDSDVAVEGRQIFINQAKSDGIAKGQIELLSKLMGGKGEFAILSATPNATNQNTWIKIMQDELKKPAYKDMKLVKIAYGNDDDQKSFTEMQGLLQAYPNLKGVISPTTVGVAAAARYLSTSPKKGQVMLTGLGTPNQMRSFIKDGTVTAFQLWNPGDLGYLAAYAAAALASNQVTGKEGDTFTAGKLGKYTVGKNGEVVLGPPTTFDKANIDKFNF; encoded by the coding sequence ATGAAAAAGCGCACCGTACTCCTGTCTGCCCTGACCCTGACCGCTGGCCTCGCTTCGGCAGCCCTGGTTCAGAACACCTATAAAAAGGGCCTCAAGATCGCCATGCTGCCCAAGATCATCAACATTCCCTACTTCACCACCACCGACAACGGCGGCCTGGAGGCCATCAAGGAACTCGGCGGTATCGGCAAGGCGGTGGGGCCGTCGGACGGCGGGGCCAGCTCACAGGTCAGCTACATCAACACCCTGATCGCCCAGCGTCAGGACGCCATCGTGCTGGCCGCCAACGATGCCAACGCACTGGTGCCTTCGCTCAAGCGGGCGATGGCTCAGGGCATCAAGGTGGTCACGTTCGATTCCGACGTGGCCGTCGAAGGCCGCCAGATTTTCATCAACCAGGCCAAGAGCGACGGCATTGCCAAGGGGCAGATTGAGCTGCTGTCCAAGCTGATGGGTGGCAAGGGTGAATTCGCCATCCTGAGCGCCACACCCAATGCCACCAACCAGAACACCTGGATCAAGATCATGCAAGATGAGCTGAAAAAGCCCGCTTACAAGGACATGAAGCTGGTCAAGATCGCTTACGGCAACGACGACGACCAGAAATCGTTCACCGAGATGCAGGGGCTGCTCCAAGCCTACCCCAACCTCAAAGGCGTAATTTCCCCCACCACAGTCGGCGTGGCGGCGGCGGCGCGGTACCTCTCGACCAGTCCCAAAAAGGGTCAGGTGATGCTGACCGGCCTCGGCACCCCCAACCAGATGCGCTCGTTCATCAAAGACGGCACCGTCACTGCCTTCCAGCTCTGGAATCCCGGCGACCTCGGCTACCTGGCCGCCTACGCCGCCGCCGCGCTGGCCAGCAATCAGGTGACTGGCAAGGAGGGCGACACCTTCACGGCAGGCAAGCTCGGCAAGTACACCGTCGGCAAGAACGGCGAAGTGGTGCTTGGGCCGCCCACCACCTTCGACAAAGCCAATATCGACAAGTTCAACTTCTGA